CCAGCAAATCGATGGAGGgtcagcctggaaagggagactgcagccaagaaatcagaaggagattgagactgggaagggcagccatgaaggagctagaaaagattttgaagtgtaaggatgtgactctggccaccaagactagattaattcatgccatcgtattccctattactgtgtatgggtgtgaaagctggacagtgaagaaagcggataggaaggaaatagattcttttgaaatgtggtgttggaggagagggttacggattccgtggactgccaaaaaaatcaaatcagtgggttatagatcaaatcaagcctgaactgaccctagaagctaaaatgactaaactgaggctatcctattttggtcacattatgagaagacaagagtcactggaaaagacagtcatgctaggaaaagtggagggcagcaggaaaagaggaagacccaacaagagagggacggactcaataaaggaaaccacagccttcaatttgcaagatctgagcagggctgtcaaagacaggacattttggaggactttcattcatagggtcgccatgagtcggaagcgacttgacggcacttagcacacacaagcCTGGAATGATGCTGCCCGGGTTGGTGAAGGGCTCCTTTGCCTttaaaatctctcccctcccataAAGAAGGAGGACCTTGGCTTCCATCCCATAATGCTCGTCTGCCACGCTTCAAGATGGCTGCGGTGGGCTGTTGCAGGAGGTTTTGTAGGGCTGGTAAGAGGGAgcgtttcccccctttcccccgccTGCTGCGTTTCTCCTCCAGCCTCGCTGGGGTTTCGGGCCCTGCCTCGCTTTATTGCGGTCCGGGCTCTTAATACCGCGCGCGTAGCGTTGGCTGGGGTTAATCTGGTGTATGATGGGCTGCCTGTAGGGACTCTGGGCGCCAGTCGAAAGTCAGACTCCGGTTTCTCCAAAGTTTGGGTCTCTTCCCGTGTTTTGCTGTTgccccttggttttttttttttttccttcttaggAGAAGGGATAGGGGCGAACTGCCCGGAATGGCTTGCGCATAGTCCAAGCATGAATTGCCTGCAAAacatccacagtgggtagccgtgtcagtctgtctgcagtagtagaaaagagcaagagtccagtagcaccttaaagactaacaaaaacattttctggcagggtaggagctttcgtttttttttttttaatatatatttttattatttttcaataataacttacctatcatttgaccatacatcctctgaatcaataaaataataatagttaaAGTTATTAGGTGTACGTCTTCATTATTTGTATACGATTAtgaataattgacttcccctccgtcttcctccctctctaaaatatctaaaatcccctttgcattcttacattctaattcattataagtcatcatattcatattatactttccTCTTATCTGGTGTCTTTCAATAaacaagaaggaaagagaaataaaaacattttaaaaacaatgcgatacaaatctcatttaacataattccatgggtatgagctttcgtgagccacagctgaagaagtatctgaagaagtgagctgtggctcacgaaagctcctaccctgctagaaaatatttttgttagtctttaaggtgctactggactcttgctcttttctactactgcaaaacATTGTGCATGGTAAACCCTGCACTTTCTTTGCCTGGTTCCAGCAGcccatcaatagggttgtcaacttccaggtactagctggagatctcctgctattacaattgatctccagccgatagagatcagttcacctggagaaaatggccgctttggccattggtctctatggcattgaagtccctcccctctttgaaccccaccctcctcaggctccaccccaaaaacctgtcggtagcaaagaggggcctggcaaccctatctagcaaATTTGTTGTTCGATATTGCAAATGCTGACACCACCTCATTGGGATCAGGGCTTGATTCCCTTGAATTGACCATGAATGTTTAGCACTCCAGTATGCGTCTGACCTGGACgggccaggctagccagatcttgtaagctaagcagagttggccctgggagacctccaaggaagttttTCCTcctagtaaccccccccccccagtacttcggggctttgctttgaatatgcttgcattttttgACTGTGagaggtcccctcgctctccccgcacgtttcccccgtgttttctgactcctggctaaacatgaatccacaCAACACGGGGGAGCGGAAACACTTGGGGAGGGAGAACTGACCTCCGATAGTAGGAAAATGCAAGcgtaatcaaagcaaaaccctgaagtagttggcggggtgaccaggaggaaacagccatggataaatggcccaagatcatgctgcagaggcaggcaatggctgacCACCTCCCAAtgcctcttgccttaaaaaccctacggggtcaccataagttggctgtgactcgagGGCACTTTTCTCCACCACCGCTGTCCCGCTCCATGCTTAAGGTTGGTGTTAAATGCTGCCTGCCCTGAGAGCTTAGGTTGGTTCTGTCCCCTACTTCCTCCACATATGGAAATGCTAGATTTAGAGAGGGTTGGAGGAGAGATGACTACAcaaattgggggaagggggaatctgAAGTgtgaatgcattttatttttctagcGTGGTGCGGCAGTAAGTCTGCCAGCTTGCAGATGGGGCAgttagggatcgaactcaggtcatgaggagagcttttgactgcaggactgcagcttaccactctgcgccatggggctcttcataTAGTAAGGGGGGGGGACCCTAAAACACCTTATTGTCGGCATCTGAAaaaccttttggggttttaaCAGGACCTGGAGCGTGTTAATGTTTTCTCTCTCCTTGTTTTGATTGCTGCAGGCTGGCAGCCCACCCTTCAGTTTATCCGCCATGGCTCCAAATCCGTCACGCGTCACTGGAAGCCGATGCACTTTTTGAGGCAGAAACTGATGGCGGTGACCGAGTACATCCCACCGAAACCTCCCATCCCGTTGGAGTGCATGCCCCAGGTCAAACCTGTCGCGAAGGTAACGAACGTCCCCCGTGATTTTGTATAGACCTATTTGTAGGTTAAAACCTTGAGGAGGCTCGTTCCGTCTTTGTCCTCTGAGGTGTCGTCCGTTGTCGTGCAGTGTGTATGGTTTCTCAATGCTGTGTAACCAGTTTATCCTCAGGGGATTGCTCCCCGAGAAAATAAGCACAGGAGTTTGTTGCTTTTCAGACCCTTCCAGGTGCAATTTGCTGTGCGGCTTTTTGACTTACAAAGCTCTGAACCAATCTGATTGATTGATTAAGTTTGTACCATGCCCTCAATTCCTGGCtgaaaccgggctcagggcggctaacaacatataaaaacatacaaattcattaaaacaatacaaCGTTCTCCATAAAATATACACATTCAGAAAATTTTGTGATCAAACCAGAAAGATCCAAACACAGATGGCTAAAATCataaggcagtgatggcgaaccttttagagaccgagtgcccaaactgcaaccgaaaacccacttatttatcgccgagtgccagtgcggcaatttaacctgaataccacccccagagggggcccagagggagaggctagggttgccaatttcctctttgccatgagtgggaggtttttggggtggcgcctgaggagggcagggtttggggaaggacttcagtgccatagagtccaattgccaaagtggcaattttttccagggaaactgatctctattgattggagatcacccggggtggggcagagccggaaaggccagcagcttggaggaaccgcgcgtgccggcagagagggctacgcgtgccggaagtggcacgcgtgccataggttcgccaacacggtcataAGGTGATAAAAAACAGAATTCGTGCCAAGCAAGCTAAGCAAAAAAATGAACAGCATGGTGGCTAAACGACAGTAAATATTCCAATATACTATATTATGGAAACAATAGGACCCAAGCAAAAGTACAGTTACAAATTAACATATAGCATACAACTATAGCCAAAGATGCATAGGAGCGCGTGAACGCTAAACAAGTGTGTTACAAATACAAAAGCAAGTTGTGAGTCCAATAATGACTGTGGTGCTAATTATTCCTGAGCATACAATGATTTCTCATGATCAATTTCAGCACGTAAACAAATGCGAAAGGGGATTCCGGTTGCTAATCCCTTTCGGAATTCTTCATCAGTCGCACGTAATTGCGTGCAGAGTTGAAATTGACCAATATGACTCTCAGCGTTCCTCTGTTCCTTCAAAGCGATCTTGTGCAGTTATTTTGGCACTCAATGCCTAGAACATGCTAACGGGAGACTCTACCTAGCAGTCTTCCTCCAGTAACATAAGGTAGCTGCAGCACTCAGGCAACCAAAACCCCGGTTCTATTGATGCCAATTATAAAATaaagaagagggggagaggggaagggaggccagctaagaacTAACCCGTAGCTCTCCTGAACCATAGCCCTGGTAGAACAACTCTGTCTTGCTGGCCCTGCAGAATTGTTTAAGGTTccccagggccctgatctcactttGGGAGggcgttccaccaggccggggccagggccgaaaaagccctggcgctggtcgaggacagccagacacacTTTGGGCCAAGaaccaccagattagcatttgttGATCGTAACGCTCTCTGAGGGGCCTACCAGTTCCTTACGTGCCTTAGGATTGGcgtctttgctttttaaaaaaacctattttaaatttattatacCTTTCTACAAAAAAGTGTAAAATGTAAACCCATAGAAAGTTTATACTAGCAATGACAGGTTTACATTATGACACTGCTAAGGTGTTAGCCGGTACATTAGTTGTTTTAAGTCTCAGGAATACATGCACAACATAAAATAAACTGCTAAAGCGTTTAAATTTAATTTCTAACAAGGTTGCCCCACCAAACCATTCGATGTACAACAGCAAGATTAGAAGGGCATGGCAgaaacaaaaagtaaaaaaattaataaatatctgttacttggttgttaaacTTGAAaaggcctctggtgtctcatttctactgaggtaaaataagcaaaggggactaaggagaaaaattaaaactccaaataaacattctggcaagcAGTCTCTCTCACCCCCTCAGTATGCACCGGCAAGGGGGCGGGGATCATGataccataaaaacataagaaaagccctgctggttcagaccaaggcccatcaagaccagcaatctgttcacacagtggccaaccaggggcctctaggaagccataaacaagacagctgcagcagcaccatcctgcctgtgttccacagcacccaagataataggcatgctcctctgatactggagagaataggcatgcatcataactagtatctattttaactaggagccatgaatacccctttcctccattaacatctccactcccctcttaaagccttccaagttggcagccatcagcgcattttggggcagggatacCAGGTCTCTCCAGTCCTATATCAGCCACTGCAAAACCTTTATCTCCGATTCCTAATGGCTACAAACaagtctcttccctctcctcACCCCACCTTGCAGGAAGACGGCTTTGTGAAGCTTTTGCATCGGCAAGTGGAGGAAACTTTTCGTGAGAACAATATGATTGCAATCTGCCAGTACAACTATGCTCCTGGGTACGACATCATACTCATGAGGCACCGACTGCGGAAGTACAACATCCACGCCAAATTCTTCCCCAGCGAGGTAAGTTAGGAAACGAGGTGCACCcatttggggagggtctgtggctcagtggcagagcatctgctggcacgcagaaggtcccaggttcaatccacggcatctccagttaaagggaccaggcaagtaggtgatgtgaaagacctcagcctgagaccctggagggccagtactgactttgatggaccaagggtctgattcagtataaggcagcttcatgttttcatatgttcagactggcaacagctctccagtgtctgaggctgagatctttcagatcacctactgcctgatccttttacctcgagatgctgggggttgaacctgggacctcgtGCCtcccaagccgatgctctacccctgagccacggcccctcccacattTCTGCTAAAGACAGAGTGGTTTTCATATGGTTCCCAGGTGGTATTCCACCCAGAGGAGgctcaccagttaaagggactaggcaagtaggtgatgtgaaagacctctacccgagaccctggagagccgttgccggtctgagtagatagtgctgactttgatggaccgagggtctgattcagtagaaggcagcttcatgtgtccatgtgagggTTGCGAAATAGAACTCTGATGTGAACAGTTCTGGGTACACCAGAGGCAATGTGCAGCAAAAGTAGGTGTTTACGTGTAGATCTGCTGAATTTGGTGCACATAAGGCTaaatgaggagggggaaatcacacCCATTATCTTGTTGGTGTCTCCAGGTTCTctgtatcggggggggggggtcggggcaAAGGGGAACAGCTGTTTTATACAGCCTGCTGCTGCTTTGGCATTACTTTGGGAAAGAGGCAAGTGTTCAAACTGCCACTAAATGTCGCCCAAAGTGGGGCAGGTTTGGAACCTGCTGCTCAGAAGAAACATCTGACCTTAGCACCTTGTTCATAGGCCCCTGCACtgcacagcatggtgtagtgattaagaacggtggtttggagcaatggaccataatctggagaaccaggtttggttccctgctcctccacatgagcggcgggctcttaatctggtgaactgggttggtttccccactcctacacatgaagccggctgggtgaccttgggctagtcacagctctcttagatcgctctcagccccacctacctcacagggtgtctgttgtggggaggggaagggaaggtgattgtaagctggtttgattcttccttaagtgatagagaaagtgggcatatcaaaaccaactcttctgcttcttctcctccagaaagagggtgtgcatttccttttgcCATCACCACATAGACCTTCACGTTCAtaggcagccaacctctgaatcccagcgcAAAGAGGGTGACATCTGGGAGCGGGTTGTGGCCTCTGTGCCCCGTgcattggccctccagggcaactggtcagccactgtatgaaacaaggATGCTGGACTGACCCCTGGTCTCATCTGGCAGGGCAGCTCTTACGTCATCTTTACCTTTCCAGGTTGTTAGAACTTTTCTCATGGAATCCAAATACAAGAATCTCCTCCCTCTCTTTGTGGGACGCAACGTTCTGCTGGTGAGCCCGGAGACCAGGGCTCAGGAGATGCTGCGGGTCTTGAAACGCATTCCACAGATCAATCTCCTGGGTAAGTGTCGGGAGAGTGATGACAGGGCCGTTGTAGGCTGGGGCTCagcggtacagcatctgcttggcatgcggaaggttccctgttcaatcccccgcatctccagttaaagggactaggcaaataggtgatgcaaaagacctcttcctgagaccttggagagccgctgccaatctgagtagacaatactgactttgatggaccaaggatctgatcagtataaggcagcttcatgtgttcatgcgtatgGGGATGCCACAGCTTGCTTCAACGAGGGCTTAAAATCCAAACAAATGAACGAGACAGAGTTGGGCAGAAGTTAGTTAGTGCATTTATTGGTTTTCTCACCCATGGAAAACCCGATTGGCTCATCACGTTCTCTCCTTATCCATTTTACTTGGGGGGTTGACAGCAGGAGAGGTGGAGCAGCGAAATGGGGTGTTGTGGTGAAGGTGCAGATTTTGGGGAGGCTAGAGAATCTCGGGAACCgacctgaatagccccaggctagcccgatcttgtcacatctcggaagctaagcagggtcaaccctggcaagtacttggatgggaggcctccaaggaataccagggtcgtgacacggaggc
This genomic window from Euleptes europaea isolate rEulEur1 chromosome 18, rEulEur1.hap1, whole genome shotgun sequence contains:
- the MRPL10 gene encoding 39S ribosomal protein L10, mitochondrial, with the protein product MAAVGCCRRFCRAGWQPTLQFIRHGSKSVTRHWKPMHFLRQKLMAVTEYIPPKPPIPLECMPQVKPVAKEDGFVKLLHRQVEETFRENNMIAICQYNYAPGYDIILMRHRLRKYNIHAKFFPSEVVRTFLMESKYKNLLPLFVGRNVLLVSPETRAQEMLRVLKRIPQINLLGACVDNTIMSKEGFTNYAKLPSVEATQGEVVGALSLLPSQTSALLQRGPVHLISLLDQYVKQQNGKGAEGKEGGDC